A window of Puniceicoccaceae bacterium contains these coding sequences:
- a CDS encoding NAD(+)/NADH kinase, translating to MQPIQSMAVVLNPLKPGAELLAERIVQTAHARGVQTTLLTEYPLPLHSLDAMDVCCVIGGDGTILGAVPEAARTNTAILGVNLGKLGFLATYTPEEIQNQILSILDGDYCLDHRSLIESSFGPDNYRHVALNDVVIKSTTINLMRLKVFENDHAIAEYSCDGLIFATPTGSTAYNLSAGGPILHPQNRSVAMTPICAHTLSNRSFIFPDEATLTVESCPSVHPLNVHISVDGRSLNPPEGGSPLPLHIRMASRSIRLIHAADYSHYQMLRTKLKWM from the coding sequence ATGCAACCCATCCAATCCATGGCCGTGGTGCTCAATCCGCTCAAACCCGGCGCCGAACTGCTCGCCGAACGCATCGTGCAGACAGCCCATGCACGTGGAGTTCAAACGACCCTGCTCACCGAATACCCCCTGCCACTGCACTCTCTCGATGCAATGGATGTGTGCTGCGTCATCGGAGGTGATGGCACCATATTGGGTGCCGTGCCCGAAGCGGCTCGTACCAACACCGCCATCCTGGGTGTCAACCTGGGCAAACTCGGATTTCTCGCGACCTACACCCCCGAAGAGATTCAGAACCAGATCCTGTCGATCCTCGACGGCGATTATTGCCTCGACCATCGCTCGTTGATCGAATCCAGCTTTGGACCTGACAACTACCGTCACGTTGCGCTCAACGATGTCGTGATCAAAAGCACCACCATCAATCTCATGCGACTGAAGGTGTTCGAAAACGACCATGCCATTGCCGAATACTCCTGTGACGGTCTGATCTTTGCAACACCCACCGGATCAACTGCCTACAACCTGTCCGCAGGAGGCCCCATCCTGCACCCTCAGAATCGCTCCGTAGCCATGACCCCGATCTGCGCCCACACCCTGAGCAATCGCAGTTTCATCTTCCCGGACGAAGCTACGTTGACCGTCGAGAGCTGCCCGTCCGTGCATCCACTCAACGTTCACATCAGCGTCGATGGGCGCAGCCTCAATCCTCCGGAAGGAGGAAGTCCGCTGCCCCTGCACATCCGCATGGCCAGTCGCTCCATTCGCCTGATCCACGCCGCTGACTACTCCCACTACCAGATGCTGCGCACCAAACTCAAGTGGATGTAG